The Megalops cyprinoides isolate fMegCyp1 chromosome 12, fMegCyp1.pri, whole genome shotgun sequence genome contains a region encoding:
- the LOC118787168 gene encoding translocating chain-associated membrane protein 2-like: MAFRRRNKSYPFFSQEFLIQNHADIVFCLVVFILIGLMFEATAKTAFLFILPQYNTTTLSPEGEVSLYHYGWKDCVTILFYFLITIILHAVVQEYVLDKVNRRLHLSKSKNTKLSECGQLCVFHLASSVWSLYLLITEGYLLNMSSLWENYPHAQLRFQVKFFYLFQLAYWLHALPELYFQKVRKEEIPRQLKYISLYLLHITVAYLLNLTRVGLVLLFLQYISELGFHVSRLVYFTNESHHKLFDVWAVVFVLTRMATLTLTVLAVGFGLARAENQGLDWEAGNFNTLLLRLAVLLMVCLTQAWLLWKFICFQLRRWREFRREQAARKRAAVKQPVRTLKRDSGHHENGVIKAENGASPRIKKAKAL; the protein is encoded by the exons ATGGCTTTCCGGAGGAGAAACAAGAGTTACCCATTCTTCAGCCAAGAATTTCTGATTCAGAATCATGCAGACATAGTCTTTTGCTTGGtcgtttttattttaattggattGATGTTTGAG gCAACAGCAAAAACTGCCTTCCTGTTCATTCTCCCTCAGTACAATACCACCACACTATCGCCAG aggGGGAGGTGTCTCTCTATCACTACGGTTGGAAGGACTGCGTCACTATACTCTTCTACTtcctcatcaccatcatccTCCATGCTGTAGTCCAGGAGTATGTGCTAGAT AAAGTGAACAGGAGGCTCCACCTCTCAAAGAGCAAGAACACCAAGCTGAGTGAGTGCGGCCAGCTGTGTGTATTCCACCTGGCCTCCTCTGTGTGGAGTCTCTACCTCCTCATTACG GAAGGATATTTGCTAAACATGAGCAGCCTGTGGGAGAACTACCCTCACGCTCAGCTCAG GTTCCAGGTGAAGTTCTTCTACCTCTTCCAGCTGGCCTACTGGCTGCATGCCCTGCCTGAACTCTACTTCCAGAAAGTGAGGAAG gagGAAATTCCCCGCCAGCTTAAGTATATCTCTCTCTACCTGTTGCACATCACAGTCGCCTACTTGCTGAA CTTGACTCGGGTGGGACTGGTACTGCTCTTCCTGCAGTACATTTCGGAGCTGGGTTTCCACGTCTCCCGTCTCGTCTACTTCACTAATGAAAGCCACCACAAACT ATTTGACGTGTGGGCCGTGGTCTTTGTTCTGACCCGCATGGCAACCCTCACTCTGACCGTTCTGGCTGTGGGCTTCGGGCTGGCCCGGGCGGAGAACCAGGGCCTGGACTGGGAGGCAGGAAACTTCAACACCTTATTACTCAG gctggcGGTGCTGCTGATGGTGTGCCTGACGCAGGCCTGGCTGCTGTGGAAGTTCATCTGCTTCCAGCTGCGGCGCTGGCGTGAGTTCAGACGGGAGCAGGCAGCCCGGAAGAGGGCGGCCGTCAAGCAGCCCGTCCGGACACTGAAGAGGGACAGCG GCCACCATGAGAACGGTGTGATCAAGGCTGAGAATGGGGCATCCCCACGAATTAAGAAGGCCAAGGCCCTCTAA